A portion of the Deinococcus fonticola genome contains these proteins:
- a CDS encoding DUF4385 domain-containing protein, producing MPRPKFDYSLHYAELDLRRHPELYRVGIGEQGVLLVQPYKGEILPHWRFATPDAARESSEKIYALFLDYLAAGDFVGADMARKFLQMGFTRARRYANHKGGKKYDGPVPDDKKGQSGAHGRPELPRQPEDPVKAESARIFKAKWDEAEAHPQYAAMKKAHREHYG from the coding sequence ATGCCCAGGCCGAAGTTCGATTACTCGCTGCATTACGCGGAACTTGACCTGCGCCGGCACCCGGAGCTGTACCGCGTCGGGATCGGCGAACAGGGCGTGCTGCTGGTGCAACCGTACAAGGGCGAGATTCTGCCGCACTGGCGCTTCGCCACGCCGGACGCTGCCCGCGAGAGCAGTGAGAAAATCTATGCCCTGTTCCTCGACTACCTGGCGGCGGGAGATTTCGTGGGCGCGGACATGGCCCGTAAATTCCTGCAAATGGGGTTTACCCGTGCGCGGCGCTACGCCAACCACAAGGGCGGCAAGAAGTACGACGGCCCCGTGCCGGACGACAAGAAGGGCCAGTCGGGGGCGCACGGCCGGCCCGAGTTGCCGCGCCAGCCCGAAGACCCGGTCAAGGCCGAGTCGGCCCGCATCTTCAAGGCGAAGTGGGACGAGGCCGAGGCCCACCCGCAGTACGCCGCCATGAAGAAGGCGCACCGTGAACATTACGGCTGA
- a CDS encoding ADP-ribosylglycohydrolase family protein, with amino-acid sequence MSNLRTLFSLAAADALGAATEFKTPEAIRARYGESITTYQEGSVFGFAPGEATDDTQMAVATLLGYRKGTGLEGVLAGLREWLATGPPDVGGLTRSALRYGTLNGGVQAWQGSGFQSAGNGGLMRIAAVWIEGFRGADLARESALVTALTHTDPRCVFASVFFTAFLDELAAGQQYRAAAEAALKVMDGLDARRTLLDAELLGIETYEANHAFSQAEREARAQVRARVRSGLDGKLTSQSGFVPDTLEAALAHARADTWLACVEPAVRLGDDSDTVACVVGAIVGARGLAVPAHLLPDLRLGHTWAGWQRDWACIDHFPSLLSTDLLNTEPA; translated from the coding sequence GTGAGCAACTTACGGACCCTGTTCTCTCTGGCCGCAGCCGACGCGCTGGGGGCCGCCACCGAGTTCAAGACGCCGGAGGCCATCCGGGCGCGGTACGGTGAGAGCATCACCACGTATCAGGAGGGCAGCGTGTTCGGCTTCGCGCCGGGCGAGGCGACCGACGACACGCAGATGGCCGTGGCGACCCTGCTGGGCTACCGCAAGGGAACTGGCCTGGAGGGGGTGCTGGCGGGCCTGCGCGAGTGGCTGGCCACCGGGCCGCCGGATGTGGGCGGGCTGACGCGCTCGGCCCTGCGCTACGGCACCCTCAACGGCGGCGTGCAGGCCTGGCAGGGCAGCGGGTTTCAGAGTGCCGGAAACGGCGGCCTGATGCGTATTGCCGCCGTGTGGATAGAGGGCTTTCGTGGCGCGGATTTGGCGCGCGAATCGGCCCTGGTTACGGCCCTGACGCACACCGACCCGCGCTGTGTGTTCGCCTCGGTGTTCTTCACGGCCTTTCTGGACGAACTGGCCGCCGGCCAGCAGTACCGCGCCGCCGCAGAGGCCGCCCTGAAAGTCATGGACGGCCTGGACGCCCGCCGGACGCTGCTGGACGCCGAGCTGCTGGGCATCGAAACCTACGAGGCGAATCACGCCTTCAGCCAAGCTGAACGGGAAGCCCGCGCCCAGGTTCGCGCCCGCGTGCGAAGTGGCCTGGACGGCAAGCTCACCTCGCAAAGTGGCTTCGTGCCGGACACGCTGGAAGCTGCCCTGGCGCACGCCCGTGCGGACACGTGGCTGGCGTGCGTGGAACCGGCCGTGCGGCTGGGCGACGACTCCGACACGGTGGCCTGCGTGGTCGGTGCCATCGTCGGCGCAAGGGGTCTGGCGGTGCCCGCGCACCTTCTGCCGGACCTGCGTCTGGGGCACACCTGGGCCGGCTGGCAACGCGACTGGGCCTGCATAGATCACTTTCCTTCTTTGCTCAGCACTGATTTACTCAATACTGAGCCTGCGTGA
- a CDS encoding SMI1/KNR4 family protein encodes MTARDTPLPVEVTLAPEPKDLAEVLRRLDAWYARYVPAVHATLRPGVRDAELDAFEKRSGLTLPADFRALYRWHDGQNWSVGGVLGLAFMPLNEVEHDWKGWKDIAEENASMNVEIYTVSHPTGAIREQYASPGWIPFLSDGGGNFVGVDLWPDVTGQVGQVMTSGRDEEHRFVLAPDVSTFLRTYLQRLEEARLELKKLGGYEGDMWSVELKGENGMALDGYQLLAELYPGFGHSPRNRREDGPAEEPSWPELMERLERWLQAHHPDLWSTLPAGASPAQLKAAAERLGRELPEEVAYLYSRHADWGEVLGLPFIPIDELGRQDSATFGLPDAQGRVVPFNSYTSSSGPQDWLPLWILNGDHVGVNRAGHGEIRTFGPNARPRYVLAENLWRLLERQVRFLEAGLVRREGQRLVLPDARGQFFVNRVEDAWPGFGLSPAVREKR; translated from the coding sequence ATGACTGCCAGAGACACGCCGCTGCCCGTCGAGGTGACACTGGCCCCGGAACCGAAAGACCTGGCGGAAGTGCTGCGCCGCCTGGACGCCTGGTATGCGCGGTACGTCCCGGCGGTTCACGCCACCCTGCGCCCCGGCGTCAGGGACGCTGAACTGGACGCCTTCGAGAAACGCAGCGGGTTGACCTTGCCCGCCGACTTCCGCGCCCTGTACCGCTGGCACGACGGTCAGAACTGGTCCGTGGGCGGCGTCCTTGGCCTGGCCTTCATGCCACTGAATGAAGTCGAGCACGACTGGAAAGGCTGGAAGGACATTGCCGAAGAAAATGCGTCCATGAACGTCGAAATTTACACGGTGTCTCATCCCACCGGGGCGATTCGGGAACAGTACGCCAGTCCCGGCTGGATTCCGTTTCTCAGTGACGGAGGCGGCAACTTTGTGGGCGTTGACCTGTGGCCGGACGTGACCGGGCAGGTGGGGCAGGTCATGACCTCGGGCCGCGACGAGGAACACCGCTTCGTGCTCGCGCCGGACGTCAGCACCTTTCTGCGGACATATTTGCAGCGTCTGGAAGAGGCGCGACTGGAATTGAAGAAACTGGGCGGGTACGAGGGCGACATGTGGAGCGTGGAACTGAAAGGCGAGAACGGCATGGCCCTCGACGGGTATCAGTTGCTGGCGGAACTGTACCCCGGTTTCGGCCATTCACCCCGCAATCGGCGCGAGGACGGCCCCGCTGAGGAACCCTCCTGGCCGGAGCTGATGGAACGCCTGGAACGGTGGTTGCAGGCCCATCATCCGGACCTGTGGTCTACCCTGCCGGCCGGGGCCAGCCCAGCGCAACTGAAAGCCGCCGCGGAGCGCCTGGGGCGCGAGTTGCCGGAGGAAGTCGCTTATCTGTACTCGCGTCACGCCGACTGGGGCGAGGTGCTGGGCCTGCCTTTCATCCCCATCGATGAGCTGGGGCGGCAGGACAGCGCCACCTTTGGCCTGCCGGACGCGCAGGGACGGGTGGTGCCGTTCAATTCGTACACTTCCAGCAGCGGGCCGCAGGACTGGTTGCCCCTGTGGATCCTGAACGGTGACCACGTGGGCGTGAACCGGGCCGGCCACGGCGAGATCCGAACCTTCGGGCCAAACGCCAGACCGCGTTACGTGCTGGCCGAGAACCTGTGGCGCCTGCTGGAACGGCAGGTGCGTTTTCTGGAAGCCGGGCTGGTTCGGCGTGAAGGTCAGCGCCTGGTACTGCCGGACGCTCGAGGGCAGTTCTTCGTGAACCGCGTCGAGGACGCCTGGCCCGGCTTCGGCCTTTCGCCTGCCGTCCGGGAGAAGCGATGA
- a CDS encoding nucleotidyltransferase family protein, with product MTEAEFVALVRENPVNAAILDRLPELEKFAPQAMLVAGSLFGTVWNVQTGRPATENIKDYDLFYWAADLSYEAEDAVIRGAAALFADLDAPIEVRNQARVHLWFNPKHGLNRPPLTSAREGVLQFLVECTCLAIDARGHVYAPYGLSDMQAGLLKWNALNHSPGLYAAKVRDYQRRWPWLREG from the coding sequence ATGACCGAGGCAGAATTCGTCGCACTGGTACGAGAAAACCCGGTGAACGCCGCCATTCTCGACCGCCTGCCGGAACTGGAAAAGTTCGCGCCGCAGGCCATGCTGGTCGCCGGTTCTCTGTTCGGCACGGTCTGGAACGTGCAGACCGGCCGCCCTGCGACAGAGAACATCAAGGATTACGACCTTTTCTACTGGGCGGCCGACCTCAGTTATGAAGCCGAGGATGCCGTCATCCGGGGTGCCGCCGCCCTGTTCGCCGATCTGGACGCGCCCATCGAGGTACGCAACCAGGCGCGGGTTCACCTGTGGTTCAACCCCAAGCATGGCCTGAACCGCCCCCCACTGACCAGTGCGCGGGAAGGCGTGTTGCAGTTTCTGGTGGAATGCACCTGCCTGGCCATCGACGCCCGGGGCCACGTGTACGCCCCTTACGGGCTGAGCGACATGCAGGCCGGACTGCTGAAATGGAACGCGCTGAACCACTCGCCGGGCCTGTATGCGGCGAAAGTCAGGGATTATCAGCGCCGCTGGCCGTGGCTGCGGGAAGGGTAA
- the ppk1 gene encoding polyphosphate kinase 1 → MQPVPEGGSDVPGVTLSTAANPESQLLNREMSWLAFNERVLAEARDPRNPPLERLKYAAICGSNLDEFFMVRVAGIHRQIAAGVHTPSPDGLLPREALKLVRERTHVMLREVERTAQAVLQELAAAGVVISRVADLDKQAQAHLREHYLAEIQPVLTPLIVDPGHPFPYLSNLSLNLAVLLKTPGGEEPDFARVKIPVGILPRVVSVGSHLLLLEDVIAAHIMDLFKGRKVLGSYVFRVTRNTDYEFEEEEAEDLLATIEDALRRRRFGAAVRMEVERDTSADVLEFLQEKLHLNPADIFLLDGPLGTADLMGLPVQRPDLSFPPFNPAVADLEGDEDDGVFDTLRQGDVLLHHPYDSFTNILQFLEEAARDPQVLAIKQTLYRTGDDPRLLGALRTAAENGKQVVAMIELKARFDEQRNISWARKLERAGAHVVYGVMGLKTHAKVTLIVRREEGGLRRYVHIGTGNYNPKTARLYTDLSLLTSDPELGADVAELFNHLTGSAAAEYTHLLVAPDTARSGFEALIEREIEHAQAGREAWIKAKFNSLTDPGMIEALYRASQAGVGIDLILRGVCCLRPGVPGLSQTIRVHSLLGRYLEHARIFAFGNGGQEEVYFGSADWMSRNLDRRVEVIAPVLDDRNRQAFLEILSTEWHDERGSWTLGEDGRYVKCPGDRSAQAQFAEARI, encoded by the coding sequence ATTCAGCCGGTGCCGGAGGGCGGCAGCGACGTGCCGGGCGTGACCCTCAGCACCGCCGCGAACCCCGAGAGTCAGCTGCTGAACCGCGAGATGTCGTGGCTGGCCTTCAACGAGCGGGTGCTGGCCGAAGCGCGTGACCCGCGCAATCCGCCGCTGGAACGCCTGAAGTACGCGGCCATCTGTGGCAGCAACCTGGACGAGTTTTTCATGGTGCGGGTGGCGGGCATTCACCGTCAGATCGCGGCGGGGGTGCACACGCCCAGCCCCGACGGCCTGCTGCCCCGCGAGGCCCTGAAGCTGGTGCGTGAGCGCACGCACGTGATGCTGCGCGAGGTGGAACGCACGGCGCAGGCGGTTCTTCAGGAACTGGCGGCGGCGGGCGTGGTGATCAGCCGCGTGGCCGACCTGGACAAGCAGGCCCAGGCGCACCTGCGCGAGCATTACCTGGCTGAGATTCAGCCGGTGCTCACGCCCCTGATCGTCGATCCGGGCCACCCCTTTCCGTACCTCAGCAACCTCAGCCTGAACCTGGCGGTGCTCCTGAAAACCCCCGGCGGCGAGGAGCCGGACTTTGCCCGCGTAAAAATTCCGGTGGGTATCCTGCCGCGCGTGGTCAGCGTGGGCAGCCACCTGCTGCTGCTGGAGGACGTGATCGCGGCGCACATCATGGACCTGTTCAAAGGCCGCAAGGTGCTTGGGTCTTACGTGTTCCGCGTGACCCGCAACACCGATTACGAGTTCGAGGAAGAGGAAGCCGAAGACCTGCTGGCCACCATCGAGGACGCCCTGCGCCGCCGCCGCTTCGGGGCCGCCGTGCGCATGGAAGTCGAGCGCGACACCTCGGCGGACGTGCTGGAATTTCTTCAGGAGAAGCTGCACCTGAACCCGGCCGACATCTTCCTGCTGGACGGCCCGCTGGGCACCGCCGACCTGATGGGCCTGCCGGTGCAGCGCCCGGACCTGAGTTTCCCGCCGTTCAACCCGGCCGTGGCCGACCTGGAAGGCGACGAGGACGACGGGGTGTTCGATACCCTGCGCCAGGGCGACGTGCTTTTGCACCACCCGTACGACAGCTTCACGAACATCCTGCAATTCCTGGAGGAAGCCGCCCGCGACCCGCAGGTGCTGGCCATCAAGCAGACGCTTTACCGCACCGGGGACGACCCCAGGCTGCTGGGGGCGCTACGCACCGCCGCCGAGAACGGCAAGCAGGTGGTGGCGATGATCGAACTCAAGGCCCGCTTCGACGAGCAGCGCAACATCAGCTGGGCGCGCAAACTGGAACGGGCCGGGGCACACGTCGTGTACGGCGTGATGGGCCTGAAAACCCACGCCAAAGTCACCCTGATCGTGCGCCGGGAGGAGGGGGGCCTGCGCCGCTACGTGCACATCGGCACCGGCAACTACAACCCCAAGACCGCCCGCCTGTACACGGACCTGAGCCTGCTGACCAGCGACCCGGAACTGGGCGCGGACGTGGCCGAACTGTTCAACCACCTCACCGGCTCGGCCGCCGCCGAATACACCCACCTGCTGGTGGCGCCCGACACCGCCCGCAGCGGTTTCGAGGCCCTGATCGAGCGCGAGATCGAGCACGCGCAGGCGGGGCGCGAAGCCTGGATCAAGGCCAAGTTCAACTCGCTGACCGACCCCGGCATGATCGAGGCCCTGTACCGCGCCTCGCAGGCGGGCGTGGGCATTGACCTGATTCTGCGCGGCGTGTGCTGCCTGCGCCCGGGCGTGCCCGGCCTGTCACAGACCATTCGCGTACACAGCCTGCTGGGCCGCTACCTGGAACACGCCCGCATTTTTGCGTTCGGGAACGGCGGCCAGGAGGAAGTGTATTTCGGCAGCGCCGACTGGATGAGCCGCAACCTCGACCGCCGCGTAGAGGTCATCGCGCCCGTGCTGGACGACCGCAACCGCCAGGCTTTTCTGGAGATCCTGAGCACCGAATGGCACGACGAGCGCGGCAGCTGGACACTGGGCGAGGACGGCCGCTACGTCAAATGCCCCGGCGACCGCAGCGCCCAGGCGCAATTTGCCGAAGCGAGGATATGA
- the fabF gene encoding beta-ketoacyl-ACP synthase II encodes MTVTGLKRVVITGLGPVTPIGIGAQEFVEAQRAGKSGIAPITHFDAKDTASKIAGEVKVSLVAWVDPKEARKLDRVVQLALAGAELAVQDSGLSAEDIRAERERVGTLVGSGIGGMKTFEDQARVYVERGAGRISPMFIPMQIANMASGHVAMRFGAMGPSSTVVTACATGTGAIGEAARYIQLDMADVMIAGGTEASVTPMAVGGFSNMKALSTRNDDPERASRPFAKSRDGFVLGEGSGIVVLEEYEHAKKRGAKIYAEVVGFGVSADAHHITMPAPEGAGAQLAMKMALRTAGVNPEQVGYINAHGTSTYFNDLHETQGIKHVFGDHAKKLAISSTKSMTGHLLGAAGAIEAIAVAQALSGGILPPTINLAGDPDPELDLDYIPEGAREQQVEYALSNSFAFGGQNAALLFKKV; translated from the coding sequence ATGACAGTTACGGGTTTGAAGCGGGTGGTCATCACGGGCCTAGGTCCGGTCACGCCCATTGGCATCGGGGCGCAGGAGTTCGTGGAGGCGCAGCGGGCCGGGAAAAGCGGCATCGCGCCCATCACGCACTTTGACGCGAAAGACACCGCCAGCAAGATCGCCGGGGAGGTCAAGGTCAGCCTGGTCGCCTGGGTCGACCCGAAGGAAGCCCGGAAACTTGACCGGGTGGTGCAACTGGCCCTGGCCGGCGCAGAGCTGGCGGTGCAGGACAGCGGCCTGAGCGCAGAGGACATCCGGGCCGAGCGCGAGCGGGTAGGGACGCTGGTGGGCAGCGGCATCGGCGGCATGAAGACCTTCGAGGATCAGGCGCGGGTATACGTGGAGCGCGGCGCAGGGCGCATTTCGCCCATGTTCATTCCGATGCAGATCGCCAACATGGCCTCCGGTCACGTCGCCATGCGCTTCGGGGCCATGGGGCCGAGCAGCACCGTCGTGACGGCCTGCGCCACCGGCACGGGCGCTATAGGCGAGGCTGCCCGGTACATCCAGCTGGACATGGCCGACGTGATGATCGCGGGCGGCACCGAAGCGTCCGTGACGCCCATGGCCGTGGGCGGCTTTTCCAACATGAAAGCCCTGTCCACCCGCAACGACGACCCCGAGAGGGCCAGCCGCCCGTTTGCCAAATCCCGTGACGGGTTCGTGCTCGGCGAAGGCAGCGGCATCGTCGTGCTGGAGGAATACGAGCACGCCAAGAAACGCGGCGCGAAAATCTACGCGGAAGTCGTGGGCTTCGGCGTCAGTGCCGACGCACACCACATCACCATGCCCGCCCCCGAGGGAGCCGGGGCGCAGCTCGCCATGAAAATGGCCCTGCGCACCGCCGGCGTCAACCCCGAGCAGGTGGGGTACATCAACGCGCACGGCACCAGCACGTACTTCAACGACCTGCACGAAACACAGGGCATCAAGCACGTGTTCGGCGACCACGCGAAGAAGCTGGCCATCTCCAGCACCAAGAGCATGACCGGCCACCTGCTGGGCGCCGCCGGGGCCATCGAGGCCATTGCCGTCGCGCAGGCGCTGTCCGGCGGGATACTGCCCCCCACCATCAACCTGGCGGGCGACCCGGATCCGGAACTCGATCTGGACTACATCCCCGAAGGCGCCCGCGAACAGCAGGTCGAGTACGCCCTCAGCAACTCCTTCGCCTTCGGCGGACAGAACGCGGCCCTGTTGTTCAAAAAAGTGTGA
- the acpP gene encoding acyl carrier protein, whose protein sequence is MATFDDVKEVIVDKLGVDADKVMPEARFVEDLGADSLETVELIMGFEDRFGITIPDEEAEKIRTVQAAVDYVESNQ, encoded by the coding sequence ATGGCGACATTTGATGATGTGAAAGAAGTGATCGTGGACAAGCTGGGCGTGGATGCCGACAAGGTCATGCCGGAAGCGCGTTTCGTGGAAGACCTGGGCGCCGACAGCCTGGAAACCGTGGAACTCATCATGGGTTTTGAAGACCGCTTCGGCATCACCATTCCCGACGAGGAAGCCGAGAAGATCCGCACCGTGCAGGCGGCGGTGGATTACGTGGAAAGCAACCAGTAA
- the fabG gene encoding 3-oxoacyl-[acyl-carrier-protein] reductase — protein sequence MTENNIQKVALVTGSSRGLGKAMALKLAQDGFAVAVHYGRNQAEAEKVAAEITAAGGQADVFGADLSQPANAGKLVDEVIAKMGRLDVLVNNAGITRDTLAIRMKDEDWDAVIQTNLSSAFTACRSAIKHMMKNRSGRIVNVSSVVALAGNPGQANYIASKAGLIGLTKALAKEYGGRGITVNAIAPGFIESDMTAELSEDTKKQYQSNIPLARFGQPGEVAALVAFLASDGAGYITGQTIGVDGGMNPH from the coding sequence ATGACGGAAAACAATATTCAGAAGGTGGCCCTGGTCACGGGCAGCAGCCGTGGCCTGGGCAAGGCCATGGCCCTGAAACTCGCGCAGGACGGTTTCGCCGTGGCCGTCCACTACGGCCGCAACCAGGCCGAGGCCGAGAAGGTCGCCGCCGAGATCACCGCCGCAGGCGGCCAGGCGGACGTGTTCGGCGCTGACCTTTCGCAGCCCGCGAACGCCGGGAAGCTGGTGGACGAGGTGATCGCGAAGATGGGCCGCCTGGACGTGCTGGTCAACAACGCCGGCATCACGCGCGACACCCTCGCCATTCGCATGAAGGACGAGGACTGGGACGCCGTGATTCAGACCAACCTTTCGAGCGCCTTCACCGCCTGCCGCAGCGCCATCAAGCACATGATGAAAAACCGCAGCGGACGCATCGTGAACGTCAGCAGCGTGGTGGCCCTCGCCGGGAACCCTGGACAGGCCAATTACATCGCCAGCAAAGCCGGCCTGATCGGCCTCACCAAAGCCCTGGCCAAGGAGTATGGCGGGCGGGGCATCACCGTGAACGCCATTGCCCCCGGCTTCATCGAGTCCGACATGACGGCCGAACTGTCCGAGGACACCAAAAAACAGTATCAGTCGAACATTCCCCTGGCCCGCTTCGGCCAGCCCGGGGAAGTGGCCGCCCTCGTCGCTTTTCTCGCCAGTGACGGCGCCGGGTATATCACCGGGCAGACCATTGGCGTGGACGGCGGCATGAACCCGCACTGA
- the fabD gene encoding ACP S-malonyltransferase: protein MTTPNTESPSTQGPRIAALFPGQGSHAVGMGVDLTQHFPHAEEVYATKEATLPGLRELVEVGPFDELTLTANQQPALVAASVAAYRAWQAHTGLTPMVAAGHSLGEYSALVAAGVLPLEDALRLTRRRGELMQQAVPEGVGAMSAVMGDPAVVIQVCQDTAGIVQPANFNAPTQTVISGEKAAVETASAALKARGLKVIPLKVSAPFHCQLMQPAAEGLVGDLQATTYGPYAFPVVANVTAELSDDPKHTADLLDRQITGSVRWVETIQTLAGLGVDTFIEFGPGTVLTGLLKRILPEARAINVGTAQHIKEFEL, encoded by the coding sequence ATGACCACCCCCAACACTGAAAGCCCCAGCACCCAAGGCCCCAGAATTGCCGCCCTGTTTCCCGGTCAGGGTTCGCACGCCGTGGGCATGGGCGTCGACCTGACCCAGCACTTCCCGCACGCCGAGGAGGTGTACGCCACCAAGGAAGCCACCCTGCCGGGCCTGCGCGAGCTGGTGGAAGTCGGCCCCTTCGACGAACTGACCCTGACCGCCAACCAGCAACCCGCGCTGGTGGCCGCCTCCGTCGCCGCCTACCGCGCGTGGCAGGCGCACACCGGCCTGACCCCCATGGTCGCGGCCGGTCACTCGCTCGGCGAGTACAGCGCCCTGGTCGCCGCCGGCGTGCTGCCCCTGGAAGACGCCCTGCGCCTGACCCGCCGGCGCGGTGAACTGATGCAGCAGGCCGTGCCGGAAGGCGTGGGGGCCATGAGCGCCGTCATGGGGGATCCCGCCGTGGTGATCCAGGTGTGCCAGGACACCGCCGGAATCGTGCAACCCGCGAACTTCAACGCCCCCACGCAGACCGTGATTTCCGGCGAGAAAGCTGCCGTGGAAACCGCCAGCGCCGCCCTCAAGGCGCGCGGCCTGAAGGTCATTCCTCTGAAGGTCAGCGCGCCCTTCCACTGCCAGCTCATGCAACCCGCCGCCGAGGGCCTGGTGGGCGACCTTCAGGCCACCACGTACGGCCCCTACGCCTTTCCCGTGGTGGCGAACGTCACCGCCGAGCTGAGCGACGACCCCAAACACACCGCCGACCTGCTCGACCGCCAGATCACCGGGAGCGTGCGCTGGGTGGAAACCATTCAGACCCTGGCCGGGCTGGGCGTGGACACCTTTATCGAATTCGGCCCCGGCACTGTGCTGACGGGCCTGCTCAAGCGCATCCTGCCCGAAGCGCGCGCCATCAACGTCGGCACGGCGCAGCACATCAAGGAATTCGAGCTGTAA
- a CDS encoding ketoacyl-ACP synthase III yields MKNIGITALGMYAPQRVVHNQEFESRLGIEAGWIESRSGIRQRRFASDTEFTSTLGVKAVQDMLSRDPQALRDVDLVIYATCTPDAMFPSTAALVAGQVGLAGVGAYDLSTACSGFVYGLSMARGMILGGGAKKVLVLGGETLSKALDQNDRDTAILFGDGAGCAVVGEVPEGYGLQDFVLGADSAGGPALYISNLANAFPDGTPMRAEPTMNGREVFKFAVRVLGDSGAQVLEKSGLTNAEVDWLVPHQANIRIIEAAAQRFGIPMQKTVINLDRYGNTSAGTIPLALHEAVNDGRIKDGQQLLLVAFGGGLSWAACTLKWWAGTPTLNPQNSPEEIDA; encoded by the coding sequence GTGAAGAACATCGGCATCACCGCGCTTGGGATGTACGCGCCGCAGCGGGTCGTCCACAACCAGGAGTTCGAGTCGCGTCTGGGGATCGAGGCGGGCTGGATCGAGTCGCGCAGCGGCATCCGGCAACGCCGCTTCGCCAGCGACACGGAATTCACCAGCACCCTGGGCGTGAAGGCCGTGCAGGACATGCTCTCCCGCGACCCACAGGCGCTCAGGGACGTCGACCTGGTGATCTACGCGACGTGTACCCCCGACGCCATGTTTCCCAGTACGGCCGCGCTGGTGGCCGGGCAGGTGGGCCTGGCGGGCGTGGGCGCGTACGACCTGTCCACCGCGTGCAGCGGTTTCGTGTACGGCCTGAGCATGGCCCGCGGCATGATCCTGGGTGGCGGCGCGAAGAAAGTGCTGGTGCTGGGCGGCGAAACCCTCAGCAAGGCGCTGGATCAGAACGACCGCGACACCGCCATCCTGTTCGGCGATGGGGCCGGGTGCGCGGTGGTGGGCGAGGTGCCCGAGGGCTACGGCCTGCAGGACTTTGTGCTGGGCGCGGACAGCGCGGGTGGCCCGGCGCTGTACATCTCCAACCTGGCGAACGCCTTCCCGGACGGCACGCCCATGCGGGCAGAACCCACCATGAACGGGCGCGAGGTCTTCAAATTCGCCGTGCGCGTCCTGGGCGACAGCGGGGCGCAGGTGCTGGAAAAATCGGGCCTCACGAACGCCGAGGTGGACTGGCTGGTGCCGCATCAGGCCAATATCCGCATCATCGAGGCCGCCGCGCAGCGCTTCGGAATCCCCATGCAGAAAACCGTCATCAACCTGGACCGCTACGGCAACACCAGCGCCGGCACCATTCCCCTGGCCCTGCACGAGGCCGTGAACGACGGGCGCATCAAAGACGGCCAGCAACTGCTGCTGGTGGCCTTTGGCGGGGGCCTCAGCTGGGCCGCCTGCACCCTGAAGTGGTGGGCCGGAACCCCCACCCTGAACCCCCAGAACAGCCCGGAGGAGATCGACGCATGA
- a CDS encoding ScpA family protein gives MFEGSLAELAAALRSGQVTPAEVPLLSLTREVLAWVQEVTGESAAAFADHHPDLLPTLANVIALKARLLLPQPEPEDVPEDPLDELLEEVVEGVEALAELDSLVAFLAARREERAGLIPARPVPVELPRRERRRNPQGSLAKLVKAAQNAVRQVEVPLLARERLTLADALKALRAFGTRLQTFTFRGIPTQDWGEQTTYFAALLEGVKEGTFSVQQDEVYGDIQVQSHIVD, from the coding sequence GTGTTCGAGGGTTCCCTGGCGGAGCTGGCTGCCGCTCTGCGTTCCGGGCAGGTGACGCCGGCCGAGGTGCCGCTGCTGAGTCTGACGCGCGAGGTGCTGGCCTGGGTGCAGGAGGTGACGGGGGAGAGTGCGGCGGCATTCGCCGATCACCACCCGGACTTGCTGCCCACGCTGGCAAACGTCATTGCCCTCAAGGCCCGCTTGCTGCTTCCCCAGCCTGAACCCGAGGACGTCCCCGAAGATCCCCTCGACGAACTGCTGGAGGAAGTGGTGGAGGGCGTGGAGGCGCTGGCAGAACTGGATTCGCTGGTGGCTTTTCTGGCGGCCAGGCGCGAGGAACGCGCGGGCCTGATTCCCGCCCGGCCTGTTCCGGTGGAATTGCCGCGCCGCGAGCGCAGGCGCAACCCGCAGGGCAGCCTGGCGAAACTGGTGAAGGCCGCGCAGAACGCCGTGCGTCAGGTGGAGGTGCCGCTGCTGGCGCGTGAACGCCTGACGCTGGCCGACGCCCTGAAAGCCTTGCGGGCCTTCGGGACGCGGCTACAGACCTTCACGTTCCGGGGCATTCCCACGCAGGACTGGGGCGAGCAGACCACCTACTTCGCCGCGCTGCTCGAAGGCGTGAAGGAAGGGACGTTCAGCGTCCAGCAGGACGAGGTGTACGGGGACATTCAGGTGCAGTCGCACATCGTCGACTGA